The window ACTGACATGTCTACCACATTTCAACAAAAAGTTGAATGAAAGCCTTCACAAAAAAGTTGTGAAGACCTCTTAATTACAGGGTAGCTTGTAAACCATGCAAATTATCCAAGTATTggtgtcattttaaaaatgctcagACTTATTCTGTATATTTGGTCAACATCTGAAAAGCCCTCttattttctaaacttttcaTAACATcagttttaaatgcaaaaatgatATTATGAGCAATTGACTAAATTAgctaaacttaataaaaactaatgtgTAAAAACGAAAAAATCTGCCTacgtaataactttttttttgcttgttatcTGAATGGTCGGTGTATTGAGGAGAATTAAAAACTAGGACTTTCGCGTCCAattataattgcaaaaaattaaacaacgaAAAGGTAAACAAAATCCTATCTGCTTAAATACCGCATATGGTTTATGTAAAgataaatacgttttttttttaatacatactataaatatatttatttaatttaattttttgtctaaCGTGTAATAACTAGCAGTAATGTTTCGCATTTTGTTTCCGATGTGATGACTTGCTTTGATCTTGTTTCTGGTGTTATGATCTTGTTTGCGGTGGAATAACAAGATGAGAAACATATGCGAAGTTTCGCAGCTTAACAGGAAACACATATAGGTTTATCAAACTTCTTTAAATGATCTATAGAATAATCACCAGTTTCCCTTCTTAAGTCGTCAGAATACGTCATCAACCACCTGTAAATCATCtgtaaaaaacaactaaaaaactacaaaaaaatttaaatttttttacgaatttCTAATATTGAAACTGCATCTTAAAAATacaagatgttttaaaaaatatattttctgaaacATGTTGTAAATCCTTGAaatctagataaaaaatttggaTCATTAAATCTTGACTGATGACACAGAAAATACCCAGGAACATGACCTATTAAAATTGGAATATGAGACTTGTTTACACTTATagactctttttttaatatttcagacTCTTTTAGGCTGTTCGCTGCCAGTAACCATCATTTAATGTCTCTACTTGAGTTACGCGTCTTTTCTCCACAGCTTCGCATTTCTATTTTCTCGACTCAGCTAGTTCACAGTCATTTAATCCTTCCATAATTTTGCGTTGACTTATCTGAGATAATTAAACTGCTTTTCGACGCATTCAATCAACTTATAATCATTTAAACCACCTTGGTTAAATAGGATGATAACATTGCCTTTTTAACCAAATCAGTTAATGCATTAGGTGAATTAGTTGCCTTAAGATTTGGTTGCCTAATGCAAACCCTGACTTGCATGCCTAAGCGTCAGATCACCTTTTTTCGTATTTGGTAaactttcttattaaaataaattaatcaattaaatcatcttaaaaacaataaaaatcacgaaaattaaatcaaaaataaataatagatttataaatatatattttttaatttctgtgtTTGACTTAATTGCATAAACAGTCACTAGACGTACAATAGCgctaaaataaaaacctttacaaGATAAACGATatcaataaatgtaaaaaaggcACTCTTAAGAAAACGTCAAATCTGcgaaataaatcaaatttgtttGCAACGAatgtaatgctttttttttttcttttttttttttttttttgcaacttgaaCTAAAAAACATAACAGGAATTAATAAccaattaattaattataaaaataaagtccatttttatttagactttacttaattttataagttataaataataatatctagtttaataatatataaatattctaaaGATTATGATACCAATAAACAGCAATATGATAATATTGACGAGCAAAGGCAGTAACATCAGGTTTTCTTGTTCCGATAACCGAGCCTGCCTCAAAGTGGCTAGAGTTGGATAATTAAATCTCTTAACAAATTATTAGTTAGTGCTtcaaataactataattaaaatattgataatttttctcacgtttgagaaaataaaaacaaaaattagcgTTCCACCTGAATAAGCAGACGTTTCCAAGCGTCTCCATTGTTTATTCTGCAAAACATCTCCAAGCACATATTTATTCTGCAAAAGCGCACGAGATAGTCCAGCTAATGGGTTCAGTCAATTGAAGAGTTGCGAATATTACAAACTCGTTATCTAACGTGGAGATAAAATCATTTCATGAATAAAACTGAtcataaaaccaaaataaaaaataaaacaaaatgtataaaagGTTAATCGCAGTTCTTAACGCATGTTTCATTGCGTTACTAAGCGGGAAATCAGTAGTTAGCAAAAGCAAaggtatttttaaacaaaattgatattttcCTATATTGATTTTgtgacaaaaaattatatatatcaaaatagtttGAAAGTGTAAgcatacattttaaaactaatttttctaaGCAGTTAGctattacaaaactttttagttaacattttaaagttgtaaTATCTTTCTTTTATTAGGTCATTCGTGTAAAGACCCTGTAGGAATACAAACGGGGTTTTTGGAAACTCGTGACATTAAGACCTCCTCATCACAGTTGAATTTTACTGCAACAGATGCTTGGTGTCCGAGCATTTCAAATGACAAGCAGTATTTTGCTGTTGATCTCGGTAAACACTCTTTTATAATTATgtgtagttatatatataattatgtattctattaaatttatgaattttattaggtaaaaattaatcataatcttgcttttaattttttttttcttttgaattttttataaacacttcACATATACTggtataaatcaaaacaaatgtttcatatatattcataattgCATATAAAATACTCTTATAAAAGAAAGGAATTGTTTTAGAttgcataaatttaatttcaatgttaaaaattgatgaagtagctttacaatttttaattctaaatatctTTGGGGTCACACTAGCGTCACAAAACGCATTATTAACGCGTTTCGTTTAGTTTCATTGTTTATGCTGcgttaaagtattaaaaatacaaaacaagatGCGTTAATGACaagttttgttcaatgttttcccCATCCAAGATGGTAGTAGGTTTTGTAACCCCAAAGTATGGAGTCAATGTAGCGTCACAAAACGTGTTACCAACTTATATGAGGGGGGAGGGGGACGCTAAGTTTtgtcaaatagaaaaaaaataatttaagattttgaactttttattgcattcaaataTACTTTCGTTcacattattttcaattatattttcctacattttaaatatagtttatgaTTTAGGTGAAGAATTTAGTATTTCTAAAATAGCAACTGAAGGGAAATTAGACACTGGTCgatatgtaaaattatatacattggATTATAGCAGTGATGCAAAGAAATGGACAGAATATAGAGATATTATGGGAAAGGCTGTAagctgcatttttttattattattttttgtttttttattttttttttttttttttttttttttgcacagaaATTTAAAAGGCATCTAAAAGTTAGAAAACTTAGTGGTAtcaagttaaattataaaaaagtttgattatggaacaaaatttagttattaattttaattttttttaattaaatttaaattaaagcttaaataaaattaaaagtcgATCAAGTTTAACTCGAGCATTAGCATTAATatcgttttttaaatatgcCTAAATATACctatttattatgtaattagTTAGCCATTCCAGacgattttttttagttaataattttatatatgatttaCATAGTTGTaaagcttaaaaagatttaaaaattgaggGGTCTTTCAACATTAGAAGTTCCAAAGGATCCaaagttattgcattttttgtgcTGGAAAAACTTCGGCTTTTTGATAAAAACGCCTTGTCCTTGCCTTGTTGCCTTGTTTAACAAAACGCCTTGttgtgaaaaattataaaagtataaaaaatttgtcgTGAAATGGCAGTAAGGGATCGTCCGTAAAGTCCGTACCTCAAAGAGGAAGAGGGGTCTGCAAATGACGTAATGAGATGGGAGGGCAatgggtcaattataaaagaaaagagacactaaattaaaaaaatatcataaaattttggataaataggttaaaagcgttggtacttttagggaggaGGAGGTTACTCAAAAAAGAGTAATGCAAAATGCAGGGAGGGGGAGCGAAGgtgtacgtactttatggacgaccccaaaaagaaaaaacatcagaaataaagcgcaaaaatcaaaacaaacgaTACGCAAAGGTATTAACATACTTAACTTCTAAACAAAATTCCTATGTatcatttcttcaaaaaatcattaataagtACTTGTTTTCAATTGAGGAAAGGCTGGAATTTCCATTTCCACATGGACTCTTCAAAAAACactgttttttctatatttgttAACCTTGACGTTTTTTAACGCTGAGAACTAAAAAATTGTGTACGAATGTTAAAAAGAGTCTACATTCCATTAGATTCCTCgtcccttttttttatatatatggaaAGTTTCATACAAATTAGATGTGTTTTGGTGTTTAGGAAATCTTCTTCTAaaactacttttgaaaaaacgtGTCCCGCGGCGAGTTTTCTTAAACAGTCTTTAGATGAATAATATACTAAGTCTTTAGACTTAGATGAATAATATACAAAAGAAGCCATATAAGACATAGTACTTTATATATATGGTTGGAATGAAATTGAGTCAAActaattaatgcaaaaaacatCAAGGTTCTAgctttattctaaaaaaaagatataagaaagaaaagttcaaaaaaattacgtgttttttgtcaaaaatcaaatgtttttcgTTGCGCTCTGGAATCGCTAAATTAGTTCACAAAAATTGTCTGTTGTggtttgaaaatataatattattatattgttattaataaccaTTTAGATAACAGAGAGCTCATCCCaaggttttatttctttttttacttaaataagaTATTTCTGATCAGAAGgttatttttgtgtttactaaatagtttatttaggTTTGTTTAGATAGTTAACATTGTAACTACTTTGCACTCACATTGCACTACTTATTattaccctaaagctgacttaaattcttttcatgcttttcttTGTGAcagtccttgggctgatgtcttTTGTCTTTCCACTTATAAATGTGCCTCCAACATAATCTTCTGGATCCAGGTAGGTGTggatacttttatttattttcatcagTTTCAAGTAAAACCTCAATCTACTCCAcggttttcttcttttttttgcagCTGCTGCTTCTAATTGTAGTCAttgttttcatctttttcacAAGAACAACTCCCTTTTCAAAATCCTTTTTCAATTGAACTCTTGTCACATATTACATTTTTGTCATAGCCTTTCgaaattgctttcaaaaactcttttaaattctctctaaactatttgaTAAGAATATACGACTGAATTTTGTTTTCCTGGCTGTTAGACCATGGCATTgttccaattttatttaaaactctgTAAAACACtgtgacccctccaattattgaCCAGCTATTTTTCTCTATACTATTAGAAGATCTTTagtcaacaaattttaaacatctCATCTTGATTCTATTAGCTAACTCTCTGCCAATCAATAATATATGCCAATCAATAATCAATCAGTTTTAACTATTCATACTCACCATActctgtaaatgtttttaataaattatattaatagtaaatttGAGTTATACAGTCATGGTATTACTTTTTGTATTGGATTGTAATTGTATTACTAATACATTGTATTAATAATACATTGTAATTACTTAATTGTATCacattgtattattattaataatcaatGTATTATTGATCACTGAAAACTGAATTATGAAATTATGTtagaatataacattttaagGAGTTGTAAGCATAACTGAAGAAGATTtctaaagtaattattttatttagttattatgtTCAAAACCTAACAATGACTAttaacagaaataaaataatctgTGTTCACACTGATGGTAGAAtggaaacataaataaaattattgcttgtcattgaattataaattttatattaaacaaaacttaaaaagaataaaactttggaataaaaaaaaacttgttctaaagaataaaaaatctgTATTTTATTAGGATAAAAcgtattttatgaaaaatatattttatacattttatgaaatatgaaaattttatgaaatgtatttcatacattttatgaaaaatgtgttttataaaaattaaaataatctaaaaatgaatgtaaaaacTCAAACAGaactaaatagaaaaatatataaacataattactttaagaatttataaaaaccataaaaccCAATCTGAAAGCAacaattttttggtaaaaaaaaacaacatgttaacaaataaatgcatttttttcaactctAGTTGAATGTTTTTTCTGGTTCTCTTTCTCAAGGATTATCCATTATGTCAACAAAATAGTGGGGAGGGAGAGTCTGAAGACATACAAACTAAATAAGCACACAACAACAAGATGTTTACTTGTAAcgctattattttttcaaagttgttgtTGATTAGTCTGCTGTGTAAACAAAATCCTCATGTGgttctttcttaatttttattgaaataaaaatttgtcaagGTAGAGGAAGAGGTGAAAGTCCCATTAAAAATTGTTAGCGTCATTAATGGACAGCTCCttatcagaaaaaaatacatgatttaataaatatgttttcatatttttgttcattttattaattGGATTAAGTGGCATCAGTCTTTCTGTTCATTAgcttttgtgtgtgtgtgtgtgtgtgtgtgtgtgtgtgtgtgttaacTTACTGGCCCAAGTGCAAGAAGGCCATTAGAGTCGAGGAGGCTGCTTTAGTTGTGGGGACatcctctcttaactctataactccaaaacatgaaCCTTAAGGAACAAAGCCGCTGTGCAAAGAAACAAGATGAGCCCAGGACTTCCAAAGATGTGGTGGGAATTAAACTCaaaacttcttgcttatgaggcAAGGGCTCTACCACTAACACAAGCTTTCACCACAAATAACCTTACATCACTAATAattaatattgtaattatttgtaGTACAGTGTATCCGTCTTCTCTGATTGGCCAGCACTTTTCTTGCTCAAGCCTATTTGTAATATTGTGcgtatataacaaatttaagaaaattattattgttaaataatttttttcaggatattgatggaaataaaaatgtctATGAACTTGCTTCGCGGGACCTGGCTCCAGCAATTGTAGCACGTTACATCAAACTTAAGCCAAAAGAATGGAATGAAGGAATATGTGCAAGAACAGAACTTTATGGTTGTCctggtaaattttttaaatctaattaaagTATATTGTTAATGCATAAGTTaagtattttttggtattattttGGCATCAAACTTGTGTATTTATCACTATTATAAGTTGTatacattaaagtatttatatgaTTATTGCATGCAATCAGTGTTGCATGACTATTTCATGCTATCagggttaataaaaaaatttatatttttaatctaattaaaataattacttaaatttttatttatatataagcaaTATGTATTTTACTTGAGTAAGTTATCTTCTTTAGTCAAAGCAAAATAACTTTCAGTGTGACATAGTTGCTTGAGTTATTAATCCAAATTAACAGTCATTATGGCAAATCAACAGTCATTGAGACAAATTAATATGACAAATgagacaaaataaaacattgagaCAAATTAGTAATCTTCATCACAAATTAGCAATCTTGAAAACAAATGAATGATTAATGGATGAATAAAAAGATTTGACTCTATGTTTAAGTATCTTTATATTTCATTAACAATTATTAGATATACTCTGATATCTAATATACACTATGTTTAATTATAAAGCttcaaaatgtttgaaaaaacatttgaagttttaaaattgaacaaactggaataattactatatttaaaattttaaggattattatttattacaattaatactaatttatactaatttatacTTTGTGTTCTGCAAAATATTTGTTGATAATGTTTAGTTAGCAATTATAATACTCAATATTATAGATGACTTTCCCTGCAACATCACatctttttgtaaacaacatgCGTGCGCATACTTGTAGGCAGAAGACATTAAAACTTTACAAGTATAAGTTCTTAAGTTCATATTATAAATAcacttaacaaatgttttttgcattacttttatgtccttaaataaaattttgttttc is drawn from Hydra vulgaris chromosome 07, alternate assembly HydraT2T_AEP and contains these coding sequences:
- the LOC100205355 gene encoding discoidin domain-containing receptor 2 isoform X2; this encodes MYKRLIAVLNACFIALLSGKSVVSKSKGHSCKDPVGIQTGFLETRDIKTSSSQLNFTATDAWCPSISNDKQYFAVDLGEEFSISKIATEGKLDTGRYVKLYTLDYSSDAKKWTEYRDIMGKADIDGNKNVYELASRDLAPAIVARYIKLKPKEWNEGICARTELYGCPVEELKSGRK